The nucleotide sequence TCTGCTTTCACTCGAGTCATAATTTCACTTGTTATAAACGGCATATCACACGGTAACACCATATACCAATCAGCTTCTTGGGCACTCATCACTGCATGAATCCCTGCTAATGGGCCATCTCCCTTAAATGCTTTCTCATCCTCAATAACCGTTAAGTGTTTTGGAAACTGTTTTGTGATGGCGGGATGGCTAACAATTGTAATGGTTTCACAGTTTTGTTGAAGGGCTTGTATTGCATATTCATAGAAATAAGCTCCGTCATATTTTGCAAAAGCTTTTGGCGAACCGAATCGTCGGGACTCTCCTCCTGCTAAAATAATCCCTGCTACTAACGATGCTTTATTCATTGCTTTCCCCTAAAAGGTAGGTTCGTTAACGTTTTCAGATATATTTGATACTTAGTAGTCATGTTCTATCCTCCGCTCACTGGCGGAATAAAAGCGACGGTGTCACCTTGTTGGATCATTTCTTGTTTTGTCGCATATTCTTCATTAATTGCCACCATTAAGTGCTTTGTTGAAATGGTTGGGTAAGAGTTATGAAGCCAGTTCAATGCCTCTTGAACGGTTAGCGACTGAAATGGTATTTCTTCACTTTGTTTTCCTGTCTTCTCTCTTAAGCTCGCAAAATAATACAGTTGAATCATATCTTATCAACCCCTTCCGGCCGTCCTGTTGGATAGGCTGTACGTTCACGTTGGTCTCCAATCCATTCTTCACCGTTTTCCCACTTTTCTTTCTTCCAAATAGGTACCATTTCTTTAATTCGCTCGATGGCATATTCATTTGCTTCATATGCTGCTTTTCGATGTGGGGACGATACGGCGATAATGACAGCAATATCTGAAATTTCAAGTACACCGATACGATGAGAAATGGCAACTTTTGTCCCCGGCCACTTTCCTACAATCTCATTGCCGATTTGCGCTAATTTCTTTTCAGCCATCGGAATATATGCCTCGTATTCAAGAAATAGCGTACGCTTGCCTTTTGTCCATTCACGCACTGTGCCGATAAAATGAGTAACTGCTCCAGCACCCGGGTGAAGGACCTTTTCGAGCATGACATTTAATTCGAGCGGTTGATTTGTTATTTCATATAGCTTCATAGCATTTCCCCCCGAATATAATTAATAAACCATTCTGTATAGGCTTCCTCTTGTTCATATGAAAATACTGGACATGAAAAGTTCATCAAAAAAGGTAAATGAGTAATAATTGCTACAATATTAGTTAAGTGTTGCAGCTGCTCCCACTCTTCTCGGTTACGGATAATCACAACCTTTGGAAAGGCAGCCTGTTTATATCCCTCTATTAAAATAAGAGAAGGTTCAACTATTTGGTAGAATGCAATCATTTGGTCCAAGGTGATATTTTTCTTTTTCAAGAGAAGTTGAATAACACCATCGCCTTCTACCAATGACGCTGTTGCCCCGCTTTTGAAAAACGATACACTATCTGTCTTTTCCTCACCGAGCGAAGGAGCCCCGCCATGACCGTGGTGCTTAATTGCTCCTACCTCCCAGCCAAGCGTTTCACAGCAAGAAATCCATTTTCGCATCAACGTTGACTTCCCGCTTTTTTTATACCCGACGATTTGTAACACTGGTGGTCCTACAGCTGCCATACTGCGCTTCCTTCTTCAATACCAAGCATTAAAACATCTACTTCATTTCCCTTTACAAATCCCCGCGTTCCACTTGGTAACACAATAAAAGCATTTGAACGAGCGAGAGAGGATACGGCATTTGATTTATTGAAACCAGCAGGAACAACATATTGTCCCTGTTCATCTGCCCAATAAATGGCCCGAATAAAACGTGTAAAGGGGTTTGCTTTTTTGAAATCTTCTAACAGCGTTGCTTTTTGATAAGGTAAATAAGGTTTTGACGCTTGCATCATTTTCAAAAGTGCAGTACGTGCATATAGTTCAAATCCGACGAAACAAGCTGATGGGTTTCCTGATAAACCAAAGAGCAACTTTCCTTCTACATGTGCGACAGTTGTAACACTGCCTGGACGCATCGCGATTTTATTAAAAAGGACGTCAGCATTTAATCGTTCATAAATCGCTGGTAAATAATCATAATCGCCGACTGATACGCCACCAGTCGTTATTAGCGCGTCAACTTTATCTAAAGCAGACTGAACTTGTGTAAAACATAAATCTTCATCATCATGCAACTTACCAAAATCAAGTACTCTTACGCCCGTTCGTTTTAGTTGCGCTCGAATCATTGCTCCATTGCTGTTGCGAATTTTTCCAGGTTCTAATGGCTCATCTACTTCAACAAGCTCAGAACCAGTCGCAAAAACACCAACCGTTGGAATTTTGCTTACTTCCACCTTTGCATAGCCAAAGGTTGCTAGTAAGGCAATCACGCCTGGATGAATATAAGCACCTTCTTCAATCAGTACTTCTCCTTTTTTTGCATCTTCACCCTGCATTGACACATTTTCATTTTTCTTGAAAGGCTTTTGAATGCTAAAGTATTGACCATCTGATCGTTCTTCCTCTTTCGTCACTTCAAACATAACAACAGCATCTGCATTTTCAGGTATTTGCGCTCCGGTCATAATTCTTACTGCCTCGTTTGCTTGCAGCCATTGAGAAGAAACGTCTCCAGCTCCGATATGATCGATAACTTTAAAGGTTACACGATTACTTGAAGAGGCTCCTTCTGAGTCGACAGAGCGGATAGCAAACCCATCGTATGGAGAACGGTTGAATGGCGGAACGTTATGGGTTGCGATAATTGGTTCTGCCAAAGTCCTGCCATATGCCTCATCTAAAGGAATATCTTCTGTCCCGGTTGCTCTAACTGTTTGCACCACCTTTTCTATCGCTTCTGAAACAGGAATAGGTTTTCTTCTGCTTATCATCCTACCTCTCCTCTCTTTCTTCTATGTATCATTTTTTATCCATGATATAATAGTCTCCAACTCTTTCAAAAAGGTGTGACATCATGGCGAAATTCACGCATTTTAATGACCAAGGCCGGGCAAAAATGGTTGATATTTCGGATAAACAAATAACGTCTCGAACTGCAATTGCCGAATCACGTATTTCTGTAAGCAGTGCCGTCTATGAACAAATCCAGCAAGGAACCAATAAAAAAGGCGATGTGTTTGCTGTTGCCCAAGTAGCTGGTGTTATGGCAGCAAAGAAAACTTCTGATCTGATTCCGATGTGTCACCCAATCGCCCTTACAGGAGTTAATATTGATTTTGAATGGAACATATCTGTAGAAGATGAATGGTATGAAGCCATCATTACAGTAGAAGCCAAAACAAAGGGCAGTACAGGTGTTGAAATGGAAGCTTTAACTGCTGCCTCTGCTACAGCGTTAACGATTTATGATATGTGTAAGGCGATTGATAAAGAAATGACAATTGGCTCTACATATTTACGCCGTAAGACAGGCGGAAAAAGTGGAAACTATGAGCGCAAGGAATAACCCCTTGCGTTTTTCTTTCTAGTTAAGCATCCTTTTGCAGCTTTGTAGTGAACCAAAGAAAAAAGAAGGAAAGGCTAATACTTACTGCTACATAAACCCATGCAAGCGTGTCATTTCCTTTTTCAAAAGCGACATAAATAGCTGTCGGAATGGTTTGAGTTTTACCTGGGATATTACCTGCAAACATCAGTGTTGCACCAAATTCACCAATTCCACGCGTCAGGCTAAGGATAACACCTGTTAGAAGCGCTCTTTTTGAAAGCGGAAGAAAAATATGTACTAAAAAAATCCATTCTTTTTTTGTCTCCAAAACAGCAGCTTCAATCATATCCTTAGGTATCGACGTAAATCCTGATTTTGCTGATTGGTACATTAGAGGAAATGAGACAACGGCTGATGCAATAATCGCAGCATAAATAGTAAACGTCGGTGTTACATGAAAAAGTTTAAAAACATATTTTCCAATTTCTCCATTTCGTCCTAAAAGCTGTAACAGCAAAAAACCTACAACGCTAGGTGGAAGAACAAGCGGTAGCATAAAAGCCGATTCCCAGATAACCTTCCCCTTCACCTTGTAACGTGTAAATATGTAGGCTAGTAATGTACCTGTAATGAAAACAAGTACTGTAGCAATTGTGGAAACGAACAATGAAAGTTGAATTGGTTCCCAGAAATATTGATTCATAACTCCCCCTACTCTTACTCACATCAAACTCTACTTCACTTCGAACCCATAGCTTTCAAATAAAGCTTGCATTTTTTCTGTAGATAAAAATGCTGTAAAAGCTTCTGCTTCCTCTTTATGTTCTGAAATGTTAAGTACACCTTTCATATAATGAATGGGACGATGAAGGTCTTCAGGAATCGTATCTGTTATTTGGACGTAATGAGAGGATTTTGCATCTGTTTTGTAGACAATCCCCGCTCCGACTTCCCTTTGCTCAACAAGCGTTAATACTTGATGTGTATCTTTTCCGAACACGAGGTGATCATGTGCTTGTTCCCATTTACCTCCATTTCTAAGTGCTTCCTTTGCATATGTTCCAACTGGCACTGCTCCAGGGGTTCCGATTGCAAGCCAATTATTTGTGTCAACAAGGTCGTTGAGCGATTTTTTAGGTGCCCCTTTTGGCTGAATGCTGACAAGTTTATTTTTTAAAAATACGCCTGCACCTTTTTCTTGGACCCGTCCTTTTTCTTCTAATAAATGAAATTCTTTCGCAGAAGCAAGCATGCACACATCAATTGGAGCATACGCTTCGATTTGTCTTGCCAACAAACCGGAACCACCAACATGAAAGCGAACATCAATGTTTGGATATGCTTGTTCAAATTCTTGCTCAATCTCTTCAATCATTGGCAGAAAGCTTGATGCCGCTCCGACAATAAGAGTTGTTTTCTCACTTTTCACGCTCTGTGCTTGGAGCGATAGCATGGCGGTTAAGAGGGTGATGAACGCAACTGCCGCTCCAACATACAATACCTTGCGTTGCTTCATTTACATCCACCACTTTAATTGTCTTTTTGTAATTCATGGGTAATGTGATGAAGCTCAGGGAGTATTAATCGGTTCATCGCCAACGTAACTGCCCCTGTAGAACCAGGTAATACGAATACTACTTTGTTATTCTTCACCCCAGCTGAAGCTCTCGTTAGCAATGCTTTCGTCCCTATATCCTCCGTAAAACTAAGCATCCGAAAGATTTCACCGAAACCTGGGATTTCTTTATCAAATAAGGGTGTAATGGCTTCAATCGTTACATCTCGTTTCGCAATCCCTGTACCACCTGTTATGAGTAAAGCTTGAACGCTGTTATCATCGAGCATTCGCTGTGCTTCATGTTGAATGATTCCTAGTTCATCTGCAACCAGTTCATATGCTGCAACTGAATGGCCGGCTTCTTCTAACAACTTGCGGACCGCTTGGCCGCTTTTATCTGTTTCTTTGTTCCGTGTATCACTTACTGTAAGAATGCCTATTGAAATGGGGGTTGATTTGTTTCCCTTAAATTGAACCGACATTTTCAAAAACTCCTTTTCCCTATCCAAAAAGTTGATGATACAGTTTCTTTGCTCTATTTCTATCCTTAAGACCATGGATTAATAATCGACCGTCAGCAAAGAAAACCATTCGAAAATCTTCCATATAAAATTGCAGTAAGTACGGTGTTTGCTTAACTTTTATTCCACCTTCTTCAATTTGAGCTGCCAATTCAGCTAAATTGACTGTTCGCTCTTGATTTGGACGAATTTGGACAGTATTGCGTCCACAAAGCACTGCGGTTTTCATCTGTCCATCTACCAGCAAACTTGGATATGTAGGTGTTGGTCCGCAGCTTGGACAATTCGGCTTCTTTAGTTTAGATAAATTTAATTCAAGACGTTCATTTGTCCATGTGTCAAAATAAAGTAGCTTTGAACGAATCGATGTTTCATCTTCCACTAATAGCTTCAATGCTTCTGCTGTTTGATATGCAGTAACTAGCTGAACAGCCGGACTAATAATACCTGCTGTGTCACATGTTTGATTCATAGCCGGAATGGATGACCACATACAACGTAAGCAAGGAGTTTCATGAGGTCTGATTACATACATTGCACCCGTACTGCCGACACATGCTCCATAAATCCATGGTTTTCTAAATTTAACAGCTGCATCATTGATCATAAAGCGTGTTTCAAAGTTATCTGTCCCATCCATGACTACATCTGCTTGTTGAACGAGTTTTTCCATTTCTACAGCAGTTATATCTTTGATGTGGGCATGAATAACAGCATCAGGGCGGAGCATTAACAATCTTTCTTTTGCAGCAATGGCTTTCGGTTTTTGCTCAATGGCATCCTGCTCAACGAACAGCTGCTGCCGCTGAAGATTAGAGATCTCAACATAATCGCGATCAACAATTGTGATTTCCCCAATACCAGCCCTTACAAGTGATTCAGCTATCGACGTTCCTAAAGCACCGCAGCCAATAAGAAGAACATGTTTCTGCGAGATTTTCCTTTGGCCTGTAATCCCAATTGGCTGAAACAACTCCTGTCGTGAATATCGATTTTCTTGTGTCATCAAATGTTGTCTCACCTCTTATTGTTCCTTTCCCCATTTCATTCATTTTTCACACATATAAAATGATACCGATCTATTTAATCTGTTCAGCTTGATACCAATACAAAAAAACAACCACCTACAACGTGTAGTGGTTGCTTTTTTGTCATATAATGGTTGCCTGGCAAGCTAATCGATCTCCATGTTCTACTGCTGTTTCTAACTTTTTCTTTTCTTGATCATTAACAGCTGTCAAGTATTCCATTCCTTGATTCACATGAACGTGACATCTACCGCATGTGCCTTTTTTACATTTATAATCTAGCGGGATTTCCTGCATTAATGCTGTATTAAGCAATGTTTCGCCTTTGTTAAGAATGACGTTAAACGTTTGGTCATGCTGAGTAATCACGATTTTCTTTTCTACTTCGTTTATTTGTTCTTTTTTTTGCGAAGACTTTGTAATAAGCAACTTGCCTTTTTGTTGATTTGGAATTAATGAACCGACTGTTAACTTTTTCACGTTATCCCTCCAAAACAAAAATTTTTAGAAAATTAACTTGCACTGAAAGTCATTATCAATTACAATGATAATGAGAATTATTTTCATAGGTTTTATATATTCAAGGAGGTCTCCAACATGTCGACACCAGTAAAAGGGTTAAAAGACATTCATGCAAAGCTTTCAAACGAGAGAAAAATCGGTGGTGTCATTGAAACACAATTTATCCGCCTTCGTTCTGGCGAAGAATATAAAAACGCTGTCATTACAAATGTCGATGTCATGGGCTCTTCTTTTTATTCACTTAGTTTTGTAAATGATGAAGGCCAGCATATGATTGTCAACGTAGCTGAAATTGGAATGATTTCAGTCCCTGTTCATAAAAAAATCGTCGAGTGTCAAAACCAAACATATAAACAAATCAAAATCGAAGAAAAGTTAACATACTTAAAACGTCTGTATGAAGTAAATGAAGGCTCTACAAACCCTCTATTTGTTGAAGAAGCAAAAATGGTCATTCAAGATATTGGAATTGAAAATGTGAAGCCTGTTTTAGATGTTAGTTTTTTGTCAAAACCGCAAAAACTTTATTCAATTGCATAGAAGAGAGAAACAGCAAAATGAGAACAACCTCATTTTGCTGTTTTTGTATTAATCATTTTTTTCCGGGTCTTCTAAAGTACAAATCGCACTTGGTCGTTTAATACGAAGCACAACAGATTCAAACACTCTAAAGATGTAATTCATATTTTCATCATCTAAAAAGACGGTCTCAAAATCTTGAGCAATTGCTAAGTCAACATTCTGCTTACCCGCATCCACGATAACCCCTCTTTCACCGCTAATCATCGGTGATTGAAGCACGCCTCCTGTCATTAATTCACGAACATGTTCAATTTCTAATACATTTGTTCCTTGATGAACACGATGCAACAACGCATAGAGCTGTGGTGATAAAATGAGTGTATATGGCCCTGTATGACCCATTTTCAATAATTTATTACGGGCTTCTACAATATCACTAAAGGCGCCACCTGATGTCATCCAATCATTTCGAATGTGAGAAAGCTTCCCTTTTACATTTAGCAATCCAGGTAAATCAAATTCCTTTGAGCCATTGAAAATTAAATCATCTTCCAAATGTGCACATTGCTGTGCTGCATTCGCAGCGGCAGAAAAATCAATTGGGTTGTTAAGCGCTTCAGCATATTGCAGGTCTCGCCAATAAAGAATGAAGTCTTTATGAAGCAGTGGAACACTTAAATTCACACGTTTTTTCGGAAGAGAAATTTCTGAGGATTGACCATGATAACTAAGACTTCCTAATTCTGAGTCTTCATAGATGTCATTTGTAACAGACTGGACACCATTTCCTAATGGTCCATAAATATCAATAAAGCGGCGGCCAATTAACTGCCTGCTGGCACTGTTAATAACTGTTTGGTCGAGTTCTTCCCATTGTGTTTCATTCAAAGGTGATTCGGACATGTTTTTAATTGACAAAGTAAAACCCCTCCTTTATTTCTTTAAGCTGCCGACTGTTAGCCGTTTTGTTTGTTGTTCTTTCACGGGATGCATCTTTTTCGGCTCATCCGACTCTACATACTGCATGGCTTTCAAGCTTTGAGCGGCACCTTCTTTTTCATCGGTCGGCGTTGCTGCTTCAATGCTTGTCCCTTCATATTTGCTGTTTAACTCATTCATAATACCTTTCATCTCATGATAATCTACAGCGGTCATATCACGCATCGTTTGGATAGCAGAACCATGCTCTGTTTCCTTAAACTGAAACAGCGATAAATCTAAATGTTCTAGAAAGTTGTGTAAGCCAAATTTTTCAAGACTAATATCCTGAAGCAGGCGAACCAATTCCCCTTTATTTTGTTCAGAAGCTTGCATATGAACAATTTTAGGCAGCAAGACGTTTAATCTATCTAATCGATGTTCTTCTTCTTCATAAATATGATGCCAATAAAGCCGTTCGTGTTCATCTTTCGCATCCTCGATTACTGGAGTAATAATCCCCATGAATTGTTGAACAGCATCCTTCGTTCGATTCAAGATTGGCTCTAAAACAGAAAAATTTTCGTTCAAAAATAGCCCCCCTCTCTTATTAAAGACATTTACTTTTTGTTGCTTTTCATGCTTATTATACACAAAATTCGAATTATTTTAAAAAATAAATGATCGCCCTATGACACCAATTATTTTCCCCAATCAAACAGACGATAATCCTTCATTAACTTATAACCTCATCACGTTTTTAGATTGGTTTTATCTGGGTATGTTCTTTATAGTGTGGAAAGCAAAGCAGATTATTGAGAAGGAGCTGAAAAAATGTTCACTAGCAGCCATATTCCGAAAGAAAAAGGACTGGATCATACGCTTTCGTTATTATCAGAAGGTTTTCGATTTATTCCTAATCGTAGGCAGCAATTAAATTCCGATATTTTTCAAACTCGACTACTCGGTGAAAAGGTCATTTGTATGGCAGGGGCAGAGGCCGCTGAAGTCTTTTATGATAATGACCTCTTTATGCGTAAAAATGCCGCTCCAAAACGCGTCCAAAAAACATTATTTGGTGAAAATGCCGTGCAGGGAATGGACGGCGCTGCACATAAGCATCGTAAAAGAATGTTTTTATCGATGATGACTCCAGACCGCCTTGATGAGATGAAAGAAATTACGAAAGAGCAATGGCAAGCCAAAATTAGTGAATGGCGAAATAAAGAGGAAGTCGTCCTATTTCAGGAAACGGAAGAAGTAATGTGCAGGGTCGCTTGTCTTTGGTCAGGTGTACCTCTTCAAGAAGATGAAGTCAAAAAACGAACGAAGGACCTTGGTTTAATGATTGACACCTTTGCAGAAACAGGCGAAAGGTATCGACGTGGAAAGAAAGCACGTGCAAGAACCGAGAAGTGGATAAAGGAAATCATCAAGCAAATCCGCTCGAAGAAAATAAATCCCCCTGCAAATACAGCCGCATACATTATTGCTTGGCATCGAACATTGAATGGGAAAAAGCTCGATGAAGAGATGGCGGCAATTGAATTGTTGAATGTTATTCGGCCGATTGTCGCGATTGGCAGATATATTACATTCGGTGCCCTCGCATTACATGACTATCCAGAAGTAAAAGAAAAGCTACAGGAAAACAAAGGAAACTATAGCCAAATGTTTGTTCAAGAGGTTCGCCGCTTCTACCCTTTTGGTCCTTTCACTGCCGCCAGAGTAAAGAAAACATTCGAATGGAACGGCTTTGTTTTCAAAAAAGGCAGGTTAGTACTGTTAGATATTTACGGCACAAACCATCACCCAGACCTTTGGGACCAGCCTGATGAGTTTAAGCCAGAACGATTTCATAACTGGGAAGGAAGCCCTTTTTCATTTATTCCTCAAGGTGGTGGTGATCATTATATGGGACACCGCTGTGCTGGAGAATGGCTGACTGTGCTGATTATGAAAGAAAGCATGGAATTCTTAACAAAAAAAATTAATTATACTGTCCCACCTCAAGATTTAAGTTATCACATGGGTAGAATACCGACGATCCCTAAGAGTAGGCTTGTGATTAAGAATGTTCAGCGAATAACAGACTAAGCAAATATTAAAAGTCCTCACTCAATTTTTGAAGTGAGGACTTTTTCTTATGACTTGTGTACGCTTGACGTATATTGAGCTTTTTGGTTAAGGATCACCTGCTTAAGCTCTCTTAAATATTTTATGACGATTTGTGAGATCTCTTCAATTTCATGTAATAAGTCATTTGCCTTCGGAAGATTGTTTTGATTAACAGCTGCCACTGCTTCTTTTGCTAATGCATGAAGCTTTCGATGTGGCTCCTCTACCTTTTGATAAGCTGGTTCACTCGAGTATACTTGCTTCGCTTTTCCATAATACCAATTTCCAAAGCGGCATTGCTCATGAGAAGCAACTTCACTTTCTTTCATTGAATCAAATCCTAAGATTAAATTGTAAATCTTCCAGCGCCACAATATATGGTCTGTAATGGCAAGTTCAATTAAATCTTCTTGGCTCATTTTCATATTGGTAGAGATCGAATCAATCCGGTGCTTATCGATGATTTTACTTAAATCA is from Bacillus tianshenii and encodes:
- a CDS encoding molybdenum cofactor guanylyltransferase produces the protein MNKASLVAGIILAGGESRRFGSPKAFAKYDGAYFYEYAIQALQQNCETITIVSHPAITKQFPKHLTVIEDEKAFKGDGPLAGIHAVMSAQEADWYMVLPCDMPFITSEIMTRVKAELHTNSDAVLVRGEEKRHPLVGAYHKRAEAIILQQLRNRERKMMKLLQSLNVKWLSEQSIAKNGGEAFQNINRPLR
- the moaD gene encoding molybdopterin converting factor subunit 1, translating into MIQLYYFASLREKTGKQSEEIPFQSLTVQEALNWLHNSYPTISTKHLMVAINEEYATKQEMIQQGDTVAFIPPVSGG
- a CDS encoding molybdenum cofactor biosynthesis protein MoaE, producing MKLYEITNQPLELNVMLEKVLHPGAGAVTHFIGTVREWTKGKRTLFLEYEAYIPMAEKKLAQIGNEIVGKWPGTKVAISHRIGVLEISDIAVIIAVSSPHRKAAYEANEYAIERIKEMVPIWKKEKWENGEEWIGDQRERTAYPTGRPEGVDKI
- the mobB gene encoding molybdopterin-guanine dinucleotide biosynthesis protein B; this translates as MAAVGPPVLQIVGYKKSGKSTLMRKWISCCETLGWEVGAIKHHGHGGAPSLGEEKTDSVSFFKSGATASLVEGDGVIQLLLKKKNITLDQMIAFYQIVEPSLILIEGYKQAAFPKVVIIRNREEWEQLQHLTNIVAIITHLPFLMNFSCPVFSYEQEEAYTEWFINYIRGEML
- a CDS encoding molybdopterin molybdotransferase MoeA, whose translation is MISRRKPIPVSEAIEKVVQTVRATGTEDIPLDEAYGRTLAEPIIATHNVPPFNRSPYDGFAIRSVDSEGASSSNRVTFKVIDHIGAGDVSSQWLQANEAVRIMTGAQIPENADAVVMFEVTKEEERSDGQYFSIQKPFKKNENVSMQGEDAKKGEVLIEEGAYIHPGVIALLATFGYAKVEVSKIPTVGVFATGSELVEVDEPLEPGKIRNSNGAMIRAQLKRTGVRVLDFGKLHDDEDLCFTQVQSALDKVDALITTGGVSVGDYDYLPAIYERLNADVLFNKIAMRPGSVTTVAHVEGKLLFGLSGNPSACFVGFELYARTALLKMMQASKPYLPYQKATLLEDFKKANPFTRFIRAIYWADEQGQYVVPAGFNKSNAVSSLARSNAFIVLPSGTRGFVKGNEVDVLMLGIEEGSAVWQL
- the moaC gene encoding cyclic pyranopterin monophosphate synthase MoaC translates to MAKFTHFNDQGRAKMVDISDKQITSRTAIAESRISVSSAVYEQIQQGTNKKGDVFAVAQVAGVMAAKKTSDLIPMCHPIALTGVNIDFEWNISVEDEWYEAIITVEAKTKGSTGVEMEALTAASATALTIYDMCKAIDKEMTIGSTYLRRKTGGKSGNYERKE
- the modB gene encoding molybdate ABC transporter permease subunit; the protein is MNQYFWEPIQLSLFVSTIATVLVFITGTLLAYIFTRYKVKGKVIWESAFMLPLVLPPSVVGFLLLQLLGRNGEIGKYVFKLFHVTPTFTIYAAIIASAVVSFPLMYQSAKSGFTSIPKDMIEAAVLETKKEWIFLVHIFLPLSKRALLTGVILSLTRGIGEFGATLMFAGNIPGKTQTIPTAIYVAFEKGNDTLAWVYVAVSISLSFFFLWFTTKLQKDA
- the modA gene encoding molybdate ABC transporter substrate-binding protein, which codes for MKQRKVLYVGAAVAFITLLTAMLSLQAQSVKSEKTTLIVGAASSFLPMIEEIEQEFEQAYPNIDVRFHVGGSGLLARQIEAYAPIDVCMLASAKEFHLLEEKGRVQEKGAGVFLKNKLVSIQPKGAPKKSLNDLVDTNNWLAIGTPGAVPVGTYAKEALRNGGKWEQAHDHLVFGKDTHQVLTLVEQREVGAGIVYKTDAKSSHYVQITDTIPEDLHRPIHYMKGVLNISEHKEEAEAFTAFLSTEKMQALFESYGFEVK
- a CDS encoding molybdenum cofactor biosynthesis protein B, with translation MSVQFKGNKSTPISIGILTVSDTRNKETDKSGQAVRKLLEEAGHSVAAYELVADELGIIQHEAQRMLDDNSVQALLITGGTGIAKRDVTIEAITPLFDKEIPGFGEIFRMLSFTEDIGTKALLTRASAGVKNNKVVFVLPGSTGAVTLAMNRLILPELHHITHELQKDN
- a CDS encoding ThiF family adenylyltransferase, which codes for MTQENRYSRQELFQPIGITGQRKISQKHVLLIGCGALGTSIAESLVRAGIGEITIVDRDYVEISNLQRQQLFVEQDAIEQKPKAIAAKERLLMLRPDAVIHAHIKDITAVEMEKLVQQADVVMDGTDNFETRFMINDAAVKFRKPWIYGACVGSTGAMYVIRPHETPCLRCMWSSIPAMNQTCDTAGIISPAVQLVTAYQTAEALKLLVEDETSIRSKLLYFDTWTNERLELNLSKLKKPNCPSCGPTPTYPSLLVDGQMKTAVLCGRNTVQIRPNQERTVNLAELAAQIEEGGIKVKQTPYLLQFYMEDFRMVFFADGRLLIHGLKDRNRAKKLYHQLFG
- a CDS encoding 2Fe-2S iron-sulfur cluster-binding protein, which produces MKKLTVGSLIPNQQKGKLLITKSSQKKEQINEVEKKIVITQHDQTFNVILNKGETLLNTALMQEIPLDYKCKKGTCGRCHVHVNQGMEYLTAVNDQEKKKLETAVEHGDRLACQATII
- a CDS encoding family 1 encapsulin nanocompartment shell protein → MSESPLNETQWEELDQTVINSASRQLIGRRFIDIYGPLGNGVQSVTNDIYEDSELGSLSYHGQSSEISLPKKRVNLSVPLLHKDFILYWRDLQYAEALNNPIDFSAAANAAQQCAHLEDDLIFNGSKEFDLPGLLNVKGKLSHIRNDWMTSGGAFSDIVEARNKLLKMGHTGPYTLILSPQLYALLHRVHQGTNVLEIEHVRELMTGGVLQSPMISGERGVIVDAGKQNVDLAIAQDFETVFLDDENMNYIFRVFESVVLRIKRPSAICTLEDPEKND
- a CDS encoding cytochrome P450, which codes for MFTSSHIPKEKGLDHTLSLLSEGFRFIPNRRQQLNSDIFQTRLLGEKVICMAGAEAAEVFYDNDLFMRKNAAPKRVQKTLFGENAVQGMDGAAHKHRKRMFLSMMTPDRLDEMKEITKEQWQAKISEWRNKEEVVLFQETEEVMCRVACLWSGVPLQEDEVKKRTKDLGLMIDTFAETGERYRRGKKARARTEKWIKEIIKQIRSKKINPPANTAAYIIAWHRTLNGKKLDEEMAAIELLNVIRPIVAIGRYITFGALALHDYPEVKEKLQENKGNYSQMFVQEVRRFYPFGPFTAARVKKTFEWNGFVFKKGRLVLLDIYGTNHHPDLWDQPDEFKPERFHNWEGSPFSFIPQGGGDHYMGHRCAGEWLTVLIMKESMEFLTKKINYTVPPQDLSYHMGRIPTIPKSRLVIKNVQRITD